ATAAAAGCAGGTCTTTTAGGAGATGTAATAAACTTTGTAATAATCACATTGATATTTGGAATAGTTGGATATTTCGTAGCTTACTATATGATTGGTAAATTTAACTATGCAACAGTAGGAAGAAATGGAAACTATATGGATGATGGAAAAGATGAAGAAAAGCAAAGTGCAGATAATAAAGCACCTGGAAATACACAGGGAGATAGAATAATTGCTCTTTTAGGTGGAAAAGATAATATTAAAGATATAGATGCCTGCATGACAAGACTTCGTGTAACTGTAAAAGATATTAATAAAGTTGCAGATTTAGATGCTTGGAAAAAAGAGGGAGCTTTGGGACTTGTTAAAAAAGATAGTGGAATTCAGGCTATTTATGGTCCAAAGGCTGATGTTTTGAAAAGCGATATCCTGGATATTTTAGGAAGATAGGAAGGTAAAATGAAATTACTTACTTTAAATACCCATAGTCTTGTAGAAAAAGATTATGAGAAGAAATTGGCTTATTTTATAGAATGGGTAGATAGAAATGATTATGATGTGATATCCCTGCAAGAGGTAAATCAGAGTATAAGTGCTGAAAAAGTAACTGCTGATAATTACTTTATTGGAGCTAATGAAAATGTAAAAATTAAAGAGGATAATCACATTTTAAGAGTGGTCAATGGGTTGAAATTAAAAGGAAAAAATTACTATTGGGTATGGACTCCTATAAAAGTAGGTTATGACATTTATGATGAAGGGATTGGAATAATATCAAAATATAGACCAATAGATGTTAAAGAGTTTTATATTACACAGAGTGATGATTATTTCAACTGGAAAGTAAGAAAAGTAATTGGGATAAAATGTGAAATAGAAAATAAGAAAAAATGGTTTTTCTCTGTACACTTGGGTTGGTGGAAAGATGAAAGTGAAAAATTTAACTATCAATTTGAAAAACTAAAGTCACAGCTGAAAAATATAGTAGCTGAAGATGAAGAGATATTTTTAATGGGAGACTTTAATAATCCTGCAGATGTAAGAGATGAGGGATATGACTATATTTTAAAAGAAGGATGGTTAGATACTTACACTCTTGCAAGGGAAAAAGATGATGGAATAACAGTTGCAGGGCTTATTGATGGATGGAAAGATCATAAAGATATAACAAGTATGAGAATAGATTTTATTTTTACTAATAAAAATCAAGAGATAGCAAAATCAAATGTAGTATTTAATGGAAAAAATGGAGAGATAATTTCAGACCATTTTGGTGTAGAGATAATAAGATAACAGGAGTAAATATGGGAATGAAAACAAATAGAGGTAGCGGAATATTGATGCATATATCTTCTCTACCAGGAAAACATGGGATAGGAACATTTGGAGAGGAAGCTTATAGATTTGTAGATTTTTTAAAAGCAGCTGGGCAAAAATACTGGCAGATACTTCCTTTAGGGCAGACAAGTTATGGAGATTCTCCATATCAATCATTTTCAATAGATGCAGGAAATCCTTACTTTATAGATCTTGATATATTAAATCAGGAAGGGATACTTGAAAAAGATGAATATGAGGCAATCTGCTGGGGAGAAAGTGATACTTCAATAGATTACGAACTTATGTATCAGGTAAGATATGGAGTATTAGGTAAGGCTTTTGAGAGATTTAAAGTAAATTCAGAGTACCTAGAGTTTCTAGAAAAAGAAAAAAACTGGCTTGATGACTACGCTCTTTTCATGGCTCTAAAGAAAGACAATGGAGATCTTTCTTGGGATAACTGGGATGAGAAATATAGAAAAAAAGATCCAGAAGCTTTGGAAAATTTTAGAAAACTTAATGAAAAAAAGATAGAGTTTTGGAAATTTGTTCAGTTTAAATTTTATGAGCAATGGGGAAAACTGAAAAAATATGCTGGAGAAAATGGGATAAAAATAATTGGAGATATACCAATCTATGTAGCATATGACAGTGCTGATGTATGGAAAAATCCTGAGTATTTTCAACTTGATGAAAATCTAAAGATGACTTCAGTTGCAGGTTGTCCACCAGATGCTTTTTCACCAACAGGACAATTGTGGGGAAATCCACTATATAACTGGGAATATATGAAAGAAACAGGATATAGATGGTGGATAGGAAGACTTGAAGGAGCAGCAAGACTTTATGATGTAGTAAGAGTTGACCATTTTAGAGGATTTGCTGGATACTATTCGATACCTGCTGGGGAGACTACTGCTATCAATGGTGAATGGAAAAAAGGACCTGGAATTGAACTTTTCAAAAAAGTTAAAGAGGCATTAGGTCATCAAAATATTATTGCTGAAGACCTTGGATTTTTAACAGAGGATGTTATCTCAATGCTTAAAGAGAGCGGATATCCTGGAATGAAACTTCTTCAATTTGGATTTGATTCAAGAGATGGAGGAGATTATCTTCCACATAGCTACACACCTAACAGTGTTGCATATATAGGAACTCACGATAATGATACTGCTGTTGGATGGCTTGGAAGTGCAAAAGAAGAGGATATTCAGTATATGAGAGAATATCTTGATATAGATTGTGAAGATAAAAAAGAAACTGTATGGAAACTTATAAAGAGAACTATGGGAACTGTAAGTGATACTGCTATTATTCAAATGCAGGATTACTTAGGATTGGGAAATGAAGCAAGAATGAACAAACCTTCAACTCTTGGAGGAAACTGGTGCTGGAGAATGAAAAAAGGTGCAGATACCAGAGAACTTGCAGAAAAAATCTATGAAATAACAGAGCTTTATAAGAGAGTTTAGGAGGAGAAATGAAACTACTTGAAAATATTCTAG
The window above is part of the Fusobacterium sp. DD2 genome. Proteins encoded here:
- a CDS encoding endonuclease/exonuclease/phosphatase family protein; its protein translation is MKLLTLNTHSLVEKDYEKKLAYFIEWVDRNDYDVISLQEVNQSISAEKVTADNYFIGANENVKIKEDNHILRVVNGLKLKGKNYYWVWTPIKVGYDIYDEGIGIISKYRPIDVKEFYITQSDDYFNWKVRKVIGIKCEIENKKKWFFSVHLGWWKDESEKFNYQFEKLKSQLKNIVAEDEEIFLMGDFNNPADVRDEGYDYILKEGWLDTYTLAREKDDGITVAGLIDGWKDHKDITSMRIDFIFTNKNQEIAKSNVVFNGKNGEIISDHFGVEIIR
- the malQ gene encoding 4-alpha-glucanotransferase; its protein translation is MGMKTNRGSGILMHISSLPGKHGIGTFGEEAYRFVDFLKAAGQKYWQILPLGQTSYGDSPYQSFSIDAGNPYFIDLDILNQEGILEKDEYEAICWGESDTSIDYELMYQVRYGVLGKAFERFKVNSEYLEFLEKEKNWLDDYALFMALKKDNGDLSWDNWDEKYRKKDPEALENFRKLNEKKIEFWKFVQFKFYEQWGKLKKYAGENGIKIIGDIPIYVAYDSADVWKNPEYFQLDENLKMTSVAGCPPDAFSPTGQLWGNPLYNWEYMKETGYRWWIGRLEGAARLYDVVRVDHFRGFAGYYSIPAGETTAINGEWKKGPGIELFKKVKEALGHQNIIAEDLGFLTEDVISMLKESGYPGMKLLQFGFDSRDGGDYLPHSYTPNSVAYIGTHDNDTAVGWLGSAKEEDIQYMREYLDIDCEDKKETVWKLIKRTMGTVSDTAIIQMQDYLGLGNEARMNKPSTLGGNWCWRMKKGADTRELAEKIYEITELYKRV